From Pigmentibacter ruber, a single genomic window includes:
- the gatA gene encoding Asp-tRNA(Asn)/Glu-tRNA(Gln) amidotransferase subunit GatA: MYKNKFASKYTTNQFEHSAAELVKQFHAKKSSPEEYLVDLFENIDRLNPELNALTSVQKDYAFAQAKKLTSYSNPSSLPLYGVPIVIKENIQKVGFPLECASKILKGYKGQFNATAIENLEKAGAILIGTANMDEFAMGSANEHSAHGSVKNPHDTSRVSGGSSGGSAVTCAAGFAPITLGSDTGGSVRQPAGYCGIYGLKPTYGRVSRYGLVAFGSSLDQISPFARCVEDLNLVMGVLGKEDSKDATSLKGQYSSYPDQYSLRGKKVGVLRSILSDGVDKNVMQEFLNLESELQKKGVEFIDVEIPSLEYTLSVYYLIACAEASSNLSRFDGIRFGHRAKNTDDLFDLYCKTRAEGFGKEVKRRIMLGTFALSAGFYDAFYGKAQAVRELMTKQFNELFKKVDYIYLPTSPNSAFQFGITAFDPIKEYLFDVFTIPANLVGIPGISVPARVQQGELPVGLQFLAPLGKDAELVAFAAELEKENLIGLTKLI; this comes from the coding sequence ATGTATAAAAATAAATTTGCCTCAAAGTATACAACAAATCAATTTGAACATAGTGCTGCAGAATTAGTAAAACAATTTCATGCAAAAAAATCTTCACCTGAAGAATATTTAGTCGATCTTTTTGAAAATATTGATCGTTTAAATCCTGAGTTAAATGCATTAACCAGCGTGCAAAAAGATTATGCTTTTGCACAGGCAAAAAAACTTACAAGCTATAGCAATCCTAGCTCTCTTCCGTTGTATGGAGTTCCTATAGTAATTAAAGAGAATATTCAAAAAGTTGGTTTTCCTTTAGAATGTGCTTCTAAAATATTAAAAGGTTATAAAGGTCAATTTAATGCAACTGCGATAGAAAATTTAGAAAAAGCAGGCGCAATCTTGATTGGAACCGCTAACATGGATGAATTTGCAATGGGATCTGCAAATGAGCATAGTGCACATGGATCTGTTAAAAATCCACATGATACCTCTCGGGTTAGCGGAGGATCAAGTGGTGGTTCTGCTGTGACTTGTGCTGCTGGTTTTGCTCCAATCACTTTAGGTTCTGATACTGGTGGGAGTGTGCGACAACCTGCTGGTTACTGTGGCATTTATGGTTTGAAACCAACATATGGGCGGGTTTCTCGCTATGGCTTAGTGGCTTTTGGATCGAGCCTAGATCAAATTTCTCCTTTTGCACGCTGTGTAGAAGATTTGAATTTAGTTATGGGGGTTCTTGGAAAGGAAGATTCCAAAGATGCAACATCCTTAAAAGGTCAGTATTCTAGTTACCCTGATCAGTATTCTTTGCGTGGGAAAAAAGTTGGTGTCTTAAGAAGCATATTAAGTGATGGTGTAGACAAAAATGTGATGCAAGAATTTTTGAACTTGGAATCTGAGCTACAAAAAAAAGGTGTTGAATTTATTGATGTAGAAATACCTTCTTTAGAATATACATTAAGTGTTTATTATTTAATTGCCTGTGCGGAAGCATCGTCTAACTTATCACGTTTTGATGGGATTCGTTTTGGACATAGAGCTAAAAATACTGACGATTTATTTGATTTATATTGTAAAACTAGGGCGGAAGGTTTTGGGAAAGAAGTGAAGCGCCGTATTATGTTAGGTACATTTGCATTGAGCGCAGGATTTTACGATGCATTTTATGGAAAAGCACAAGCTGTGCGTGAATTGATGACAAAACAATTTAACGAACTATTTAAAAAAGTAGATTATATCTATTTACCAACTTCCCCTAATAGTGCGTTTCAATTTGGAATTACAGCTTTTGATCCTATTAAAGAATATCTTTTTGATGTCTTTACAATACCTGCTAATCTAGTTGGAATTCCAGGAATTTCTGTTCCAGCACGAGTTCAACAAGGTGAACTGCCAGTAGGATTACAATTTCTCGCACCTTTGGGTAAAGATGCAGAACTCGTTGCCTTTGCTGCTGAATTAGAGAAAGAAAATTTAATTGGTCTAACAAAACTTATTTAA
- the gatB gene encoding Asp-tRNA(Asn)/Glu-tRNA(Gln) amidotransferase subunit GatB gives MTGNSLVHYPKLLEITQKYDLVIGIEVHCQLATKSKMFSSSKNAYGDAPNSNIDPTCLGLPGALPTINQEAVDLAIRMGIALKSEIQNVSVFARKNYFYPDLPKGYQITQYDRPICFGGEIILANGKKIGIERIQIEEDAGKNIHVGECSLVDFNRSGVGLIEIVSAPDISSPEEASEYLKKLHSFVVNLDISDGDLERGNFRADANVSIKPKGSKILGRRCEIKNVNSFKYIEKAIAYEIERHFDVLESGGEIQMETRGYDSDKNITFGQRSKESAKDYRYFPEPDLPPLVVTKERIEKVIKEMPELPETKAARLVQNYNLPEYDAKVITATRINSSYFESLLKLTEGKIEAKQISNYFMTDVMRASKIIAEKKGVSIDDLTEVPVPLEYSVSLLNLQASGTISGRIAKDVFEEMLETNQSPEEIVKTKNLIQISDDTSIAKICEQVLLENPNVLQDYLSGKEKLFGFFVGQAMKLSGGKLNPGKVNEVLKKLLDSRKTN, from the coding sequence ATGACGGGAAATTCTTTGGTACATTATCCAAAACTTTTAGAAATCACTCAAAAATATGATCTTGTAATTGGTATAGAAGTCCATTGCCAATTGGCTACAAAAAGTAAAATGTTTAGTTCAAGTAAGAATGCCTATGGTGATGCTCCAAACTCAAATATAGATCCAACTTGTTTAGGCTTACCAGGTGCGCTCCCAACAATAAATCAAGAAGCGGTTGACTTAGCCATTAGAATGGGAATTGCCCTTAAAAGTGAGATTCAAAATGTAAGTGTATTTGCAAGAAAAAATTATTTTTATCCTGACTTACCTAAAGGATATCAAATTACACAATATGATAGACCAATTTGTTTTGGTGGTGAAATTATTTTAGCAAATGGAAAAAAAATTGGGATTGAGCGTATTCAAATTGAAGAAGATGCTGGAAAAAATATCCATGTAGGTGAATGTTCATTAGTAGATTTCAATCGCTCAGGAGTCGGTTTAATTGAAATTGTAAGTGCACCTGATATTTCTTCACCAGAAGAAGCTTCAGAATATCTTAAAAAATTACATAGTTTTGTTGTTAATTTAGACATTTCAGATGGGGATTTAGAGCGTGGTAATTTTCGTGCAGATGCCAATGTTTCTATTAAACCGAAAGGATCAAAAATATTAGGTAGACGTTGTGAAATTAAGAACGTAAATTCCTTTAAATATATTGAAAAAGCCATAGCCTATGAAATTGAAAGGCATTTTGATGTTCTGGAAAGCGGTGGCGAAATACAAATGGAAACACGTGGGTATGATAGTGATAAAAATATAACTTTCGGACAAAGATCAAAAGAATCTGCGAAAGATTATCGTTACTTTCCCGAACCAGATCTTCCTCCATTAGTCGTAACTAAAGAAAGAATTGAAAAAGTTATTAAGGAGATGCCAGAATTACCTGAAACTAAGGCAGCTCGTCTAGTTCAAAATTATAATTTACCTGAATATGATGCAAAAGTTATTACTGCTACAAGAATAAACAGTAGTTACTTTGAGAGTCTTTTAAAGCTTACAGAAGGAAAAATCGAAGCAAAACAAATTTCTAATTATTTTATGACAGATGTAATGCGCGCAAGTAAAATAATTGCAGAAAAAAAAGGTGTGTCAATTGATGATTTAACTGAAGTTCCCGTTCCTTTAGAGTATAGTGTTTCATTATTAAATCTACAGGCATCAGGGACTATCAGCGGAAGAATTGCAAAAGATGTTTTTGAAGAAATGTTGGAAACTAATCAATCACCTGAAGAGATAGTTAAGACAAAAAATTTAATCCAAATATCTGATGATACTTCAATAGCTAAAATATGTGAACAAGTGTTACTTGAAAACCCTAATGTGCTTCAGGATTATTTATCAGGCAAAGAGAAACTTTTTGGATTTTTTGTTGGTCAGGCCATGAAGTTATCAGGTGGTAAGTTAAATCCTGGAAAAGTTAATGAAGTACTGAAAAAACTCTTAGACAGCAGAAAAACAAATTAG
- a CDS encoding phosphate/phosphite/phosphonate ABC transporter substrate-binding protein, translated as MLCKFRKFKSLLFVIMLLTCSSCVKLWLGTPEIGSKSYPIEFYLANSYYLKENDSIDNFQKCLEEKTGYHLKFNFVPDEKAVLSALQRGNAHFGLSSALGYISAAEKSSLKSVLLLTKKGSATNRAIIVGNSKFWKSLMIKSNQIKRSFILSNETIIKLNNELTMAYSDPESVIGFLLPRMFLFQKDIFPYAAIFAGSYNSVLEALNENLANLGAISESFLEKKYPNLSQIQAGVQFGDYIIIAVTPSLPSSTIIENQNVPAQISISIISGFDQCTHKNSTEFKKIFDSDGVLKSNEKLFSVTKELYQFQQENIRVLTKQDN; from the coding sequence ATGCTATGTAAATTTCGAAAATTTAAATCCCTTTTATTTGTAATCATGCTTCTAACATGCTCTAGTTGTGTTAAATTATGGCTTGGGACTCCGGAAATTGGTTCGAAATCTTATCCAATAGAATTTTATTTAGCTAATTCTTATTATTTAAAAGAAAATGATTCAATTGATAATTTTCAAAAATGTCTCGAAGAAAAAACGGGATATCATCTAAAATTCAATTTTGTTCCTGATGAAAAGGCTGTTTTATCTGCATTGCAACGTGGTAATGCTCATTTTGGTCTTTCATCAGCTTTAGGTTATATCAGTGCAGCAGAAAAAAGTTCCTTAAAAAGCGTGTTACTTTTAACTAAAAAGGGATCTGCAACAAATCGAGCAATCATAGTAGGAAATTCAAAGTTTTGGAAAAGTCTAATGATAAAATCAAATCAAATAAAAAGATCCTTTATTTTATCTAATGAAACAATTATAAAATTAAACAATGAATTAACAATGGCTTACTCAGATCCTGAAAGTGTGATTGGTTTTCTTTTACCTAGAATGTTTCTTTTTCAAAAAGATATTTTTCCTTATGCTGCTATTTTTGCAGGTAGCTACAATTCAGTTCTTGAGGCATTAAATGAAAATTTGGCAAATTTAGGTGCAATTTCAGAGTCTTTTTTAGAAAAAAAATATCCCAATTTATCTCAAATACAAGCAGGTGTTCAATTTGGAGATTATATTATAATAGCTGTTACCCCAAGTTTACCTAGCAGTACTATCATAGAGAATCAAAACGTCCCAGCACAAATAAGTATTTCTATTATTTCTGGTTTTGACCAGTGCACTCATAAAAACTCTACTGAATTTAAAAAAATATTTGATTCAGACGGCGTACTAAAATCAAATGAAAAATTATTCTCAGTTACAAAAGAGCTTTATCAATTTCAACAAGAAAATATTAGAGTCTTAACTAAACAAGATAATTAA
- a CDS encoding substrate-binding periplasmic protein — MKNLNHSILIFFISLMQLKVIALERKLKIIVEETPIRSYLEEAQTEKKPIKKDPNEKATDTKEEKGGDNISQKKLVGSDIEIATKLFTRLNIPIEFELVHWTQVLPKIISGEADLALGIEKKTKFDKYVIFPRLPTYTKNYSFYALAKHVQENPIMTFEDALAHNYSVGILVGFSYPKIFWEAYPFENKQLNSHLIEGRSLRTNLIGLKEKKFDLILADRERTDVLLKKIGAEESISRFKNILFWKEFYLVFSKKMVNDKFPDLKSKVERELYKMTESEQIKEINETWILKGIN, encoded by the coding sequence GTGAAAAACCTAAACCACAGTATTCTTATCTTTTTCATAAGCTTAATGCAATTAAAAGTAATTGCATTAGAAAGAAAATTGAAGATTATTGTCGAAGAAACTCCTATACGAAGCTATTTAGAAGAAGCTCAAACTGAAAAAAAACCAATTAAAAAAGATCCAAATGAAAAGGCTACAGATACAAAAGAAGAAAAAGGTGGAGACAATATTTCGCAAAAAAAACTTGTTGGTTCAGATATAGAAATAGCAACTAAATTATTTACAAGATTAAATATCCCTATTGAATTTGAACTTGTGCATTGGACTCAAGTATTACCTAAAATTATTTCAGGTGAAGCAGATTTGGCTTTAGGAATTGAAAAAAAAACAAAGTTTGATAAATATGTTATTTTTCCAAGGCTTCCGACATATACTAAAAATTATAGTTTTTATGCATTAGCAAAACATGTACAAGAAAATCCCATCATGACATTTGAAGATGCGCTTGCTCACAATTATAGTGTAGGTATTTTAGTTGGATTTTCATACCCAAAAATATTTTGGGAAGCTTATCCTTTTGAAAACAAACAATTAAATAGCCATTTAATTGAAGGAAGAAGCTTACGAACAAATCTAATAGGGTTAAAAGAAAAGAAATTTGATCTTATACTTGCCGACAGAGAAAGGACAGATGTATTGTTAAAAAAAATAGGTGCTGAAGAAAGTATTTCTCGTTTTAAAAATATTCTTTTTTGGAAAGAATTTTATTTAGTTTTTTCAAAAAAAATGGTAAATGACAAGTTCCCCGATTTAAAGTCAAAAGTTGAAAGAGAATTATATAAAATGACTGAATCAGAGCAAATAAAAGAAATTAATGAAACGTGGATATTAAAAGGTATAAATTAA
- a CDS encoding YaiI/YqxD family protein — protein sequence MKIWIDADACPVGIREIIFKASERLKITTILVANQAIKFPKSLHISQIQVAKGFDGADQYIVQELSSDDLVITADIPLADLVVKKGGVAISPRGELYNIQSISEKLSYRNFNQMLREGGLIQGGPPQMQTTDKHKFAAMFDKQLNILLKKSATKN from the coding sequence ATGAAAATATGGATTGATGCCGATGCTTGTCCAGTTGGCATAAGAGAAATTATTTTTAAAGCATCTGAAAGATTAAAAATAACAACAATATTAGTTGCAAATCAAGCCATAAAGTTCCCAAAATCTTTGCATATTTCACAGATTCAAGTAGCTAAAGGGTTTGATGGGGCAGATCAATATATTGTGCAAGAACTCTCTTCGGATGATCTTGTTATAACCGCTGATATTCCTTTAGCTGATTTGGTTGTAAAAAAAGGAGGAGTCGCAATAAGTCCTCGTGGCGAGTTATATAATATCCAGTCAATATCAGAAAAACTATCTTATCGGAACTTTAATCAAATGTTACGGGAAGGAGGACTTATTCAAGGTGGTCCTCCGCAAATGCAAACGACTGATAAACATAAATTTGCTGCTATGTTTGATAAACAATTGAATATTCTATTAAAGAAAAGTGCTACTAAAAATTGA
- a CDS encoding phospholipase C/P1 nuclease family protein, producing the protein MLSSKINLKFFVSLCGFILCNNSFAWKNHALITEYSIEKTNILINKPQVKTESLENFLNSTYSQIPAVLNKVDLWAIDKSQHNNFIFNPVPSDLKFTAVAGDPKIVEKFLVSLRINPTLKFPLYLQILPGEKTKENSVLIDNSEIFLKAIEKEVGEYKFAKLNEGEMVNSLAVLATASDEPDYGSDIHLFDDNEKEFNYKYQFGTQPFGNPNFAISSQAPFHMGFYHEASLVYSVAGYLKKTYAEYRIKLNIELAELAFQTGHPYWGLRFLGWALHYVQDLTQPYHNTPLPGYSTADLIGLNILDKLEGALYKTNKKLSDTINVVSNRHFILEKLVYEETVLAKENKNYNSIIINHMQNTSLDSNYPPFDDNYVRNVLTKQAVKFAKPTYGSYIFWKVNNDISSIIARSFPAEYSIDPKYIFQDSFPALQILNNQPEKQKIQMIDVTCNLMNNAGSHTRNVVKSVLDKINF; encoded by the coding sequence ATGCTTTCTTCTAAAATTAATTTAAAATTTTTCGTTTCGTTATGTGGATTTATACTTTGTAATAATTCTTTTGCTTGGAAAAATCATGCTTTAATTACCGAATATTCTATAGAAAAAACAAATATATTAATCAATAAACCTCAGGTTAAAACAGAATCTTTAGAAAATTTTTTAAATAGTACTTATTCTCAAATTCCAGCTGTATTAAATAAAGTTGACCTTTGGGCTATTGATAAAAGTCAACACAATAATTTCATATTTAATCCAGTTCCATCTGACTTAAAATTTACCGCTGTAGCAGGTGACCCTAAAATAGTTGAAAAATTTTTAGTATCTTTAAGAATTAACCCAACGCTAAAGTTCCCTTTATATCTCCAAATACTTCCAGGTGAAAAAACAAAAGAAAATTCGGTTTTAATTGATAATTCAGAAATATTTTTAAAAGCAATTGAAAAAGAAGTTGGTGAATATAAGTTTGCTAAATTAAATGAAGGAGAAATGGTAAACTCACTAGCTGTTTTAGCTACAGCTTCGGATGAACCTGATTACGGCAGTGATATTCATTTATTTGATGATAATGAGAAAGAATTTAATTACAAATATCAATTTGGCACACAACCATTTGGCAACCCAAATTTTGCAATAAGCAGTCAAGCTCCTTTTCACATGGGGTTTTATCATGAAGCAAGTTTAGTTTATAGTGTTGCTGGATATTTGAAAAAAACTTACGCTGAATATAGAATTAAATTAAATATTGAATTAGCTGAACTAGCCTTTCAAACAGGACATCCATATTGGGGATTAAGATTTTTAGGTTGGGCTCTTCACTACGTCCAAGATTTAACCCAACCTTATCACAATACTCCTTTACCAGGGTATTCAACAGCTGATTTAATAGGATTAAATATTCTTGATAAATTAGAAGGTGCTCTTTATAAAACAAATAAAAAATTAAGTGATACAATCAATGTAGTATCAAATCGTCACTTTATTTTAGAAAAGCTTGTTTATGAAGAAACCGTATTAGCAAAAGAAAATAAAAATTATAATTCAATAATTATAAATCATATGCAAAATACTTCATTAGATAGTAATTATCCACCTTTTGATGATAATTATGTTAGAAATGTACTAACAAAACAAGCCGTAAAATTTGCGAAACCTACATATGGGAGTTATATCTTTTGGAAAGTTAATAATGATATTTCTTCAATTATAGCAAGATCGTTTCCGGCGGAATATTCAATTGATCCTAAATACATATTCCAAGATTCTTTTCCAGCTTTACAAATACTAAATAATCAACCTGAAAAACAAAAAATACAAATGATTGATGTTACCTGTAATCTTATGAATAATGCAGGTAGTCATACACGAAATGTAGTAAAAAGTGTTTTAGATAAAATCAATTTTTAG
- a CDS encoding type 2 periplasmic-binding domain-containing protein, with amino-acid sequence MLKILYFLELLIWINISAYAADNSILIQYQNRPPFFIDNTTTKKLDDGIAFHLIDKILKRAQINFSYDNQPLIRTLINIKEDSMPVCFPFAYKSVDREKFALFSKAYFKSSKLVIPIKENDQRFTNIKTLEQLMNNNTLKPILKIGYNHEEEVARLLEKYKNYSIYKKENDINQHIVLSSKNQEEMLIQVINNEGDYIILTLDEFNYYREKNPFIKKNTKYVELVDQKNVIRHFMCAKKVGKNVIDKINLAIDSLNKK; translated from the coding sequence ATGCTAAAAATTTTGTATTTTTTAGAGCTTTTGATTTGGATTAACATTTCAGCATATGCTGCAGACAACTCTATTTTGATTCAATATCAAAATAGGCCGCCTTTTTTTATTGATAATACTACAACAAAAAAATTAGATGATGGAATTGCTTTTCATTTAATAGATAAAATACTGAAAAGAGCTCAAATAAACTTTTCATATGACAATCAGCCTTTGATTCGTACACTTATCAATATAAAAGAAGATTCAATGCCAGTTTGTTTCCCATTTGCTTATAAAAGTGTTGACAGAGAAAAATTTGCTTTATTTAGCAAAGCTTATTTTAAATCTTCAAAATTAGTTATTCCAATAAAAGAAAATGATCAAAGATTTACAAATATCAAAACATTAGAGCAATTAATGAATAATAACACTTTAAAACCAATACTAAAAATTGGTTATAATCACGAAGAGGAAGTGGCTAGATTACTTGAAAAGTATAAAAATTATTCTATTTATAAAAAAGAAAATGATATAAATCAACACATAGTATTAAGTTCAAAAAATCAAGAAGAAATGTTAATTCAGGTAATAAATAATGAAGGTGATTATATTATATTAACCCTGGATGAATTTAACTATTACAGAGAAAAAAATCCTTTTATTAAAAAAAATACAAAATATGTGGAATTAGTGGATCAAAAAAACGTTATTCGGCATTTTATGTGTGCTAAAAAGGTTGGAAAAAATGTAATTGATAAAATAAATCTAGCAATTGATAGTTTGAACAAAAAATAA
- the ettA gene encoding energy-dependent translational throttle protein EttA, whose amino-acid sequence MANYIYNMVRLRKNINGKDILKDIYLSFFHGAKIGVIGSNGAGKSTLLKIMAGVDKDFAGEAFPQKGTKIGYLPQEPKLDPNKTVFENVEEAVKDIKDLIRKFDALNEKLGEPLEDDEMNKILEQTAVLQDEIDAKNAWEIDRTIEIAMDALRCPPGDSKVTNLSGGELRRVALCKLLMEKPDLLLLDEPTNHLDAESVQWLERYLKEFPGTLVTITHDRYFLDNVTEWVLELDKGEGIPWQGNYSSWLDQKTKRLSEEEKQESARQKTLKRELDWMSMSPKARQAKSKWRISAYNELLKEQNEKQEGLREIIFPPAPRLGDNVVEASNLTKSFGDKLLFENLNFKLPPGGIVGIIGPNGAGKTTLFKMIAGLEQGDQGDLKIGETVKISYVDQNRSTLDGDKTVFQELSQGKEMIQVGSREIPARSYISSFGFRGADQQKAVGKLSGGERNRLNLAKMVMNGGNLLLLDEPTNDLDVDTLRALEDALMSFPGCAVVISHDRYFLDRIATHILAFEGNSSVVWFEGNYQDYMADKKRRLGDDAVNPKRLKFKKLVH is encoded by the coding sequence ATGGCTAATTATATTTACAATATGGTACGACTTCGGAAGAATATTAATGGAAAAGATATCTTGAAAGATATTTATTTGTCTTTTTTTCATGGTGCTAAAATTGGAGTTATTGGTTCAAACGGCGCAGGAAAATCTACATTATTAAAAATAATGGCAGGAGTTGATAAAGACTTCGCAGGAGAAGCTTTTCCTCAAAAAGGAACTAAAATTGGATATTTACCACAAGAACCAAAATTAGACCCAAACAAAACAGTCTTTGAAAATGTTGAAGAAGCAGTTAAAGATATTAAAGATCTAATTCGTAAATTTGACGCTTTGAATGAAAAGTTAGGTGAGCCTCTGGAAGACGATGAAATGAATAAAATTCTTGAGCAAACAGCTGTGCTTCAAGATGAAATTGATGCAAAAAATGCTTGGGAAATTGATAGAACGATAGAAATTGCAATGGATGCATTAAGATGCCCTCCTGGAGATTCTAAAGTAACAAATTTATCAGGAGGTGAATTAAGAAGAGTAGCTCTTTGTAAATTACTTATGGAAAAACCAGACTTGCTTTTACTTGATGAGCCGACAAACCATTTGGATGCAGAAAGTGTTCAATGGTTAGAAAGATATTTAAAAGAATTCCCAGGTACGCTTGTTACCATTACACATGACAGATATTTTCTCGATAACGTTACAGAATGGGTATTGGAGTTGGATAAGGGAGAAGGAATTCCTTGGCAAGGTAACTATTCCTCTTGGCTAGATCAAAAAACAAAAAGATTATCTGAAGAAGAAAAACAAGAATCTGCTCGCCAAAAAACTCTTAAAAGAGAGTTAGATTGGATGAGCATGTCACCTAAAGCAAGACAAGCTAAAAGTAAATGGCGTATAAGCGCATACAATGAATTACTAAAAGAACAAAATGAAAAACAAGAAGGATTACGAGAAATAATTTTCCCACCAGCACCAAGATTAGGTGATAATGTGGTTGAAGCTTCTAACTTAACAAAATCATTTGGTGACAAATTACTTTTTGAAAACTTAAATTTCAAACTACCTCCAGGTGGTATTGTTGGAATTATTGGACCTAATGGAGCTGGTAAAACTACTTTATTCAAAATGATAGCTGGCTTAGAACAGGGCGATCAGGGTGATCTTAAAATTGGTGAAACAGTTAAAATAAGTTATGTTGATCAAAACAGATCAACCTTAGATGGAGATAAAACTGTTTTCCAAGAATTGAGTCAAGGGAAAGAAATGATCCAAGTTGGAAGTCGTGAAATTCCAGCTAGATCTTATATCTCAAGCTTTGGTTTCCGTGGTGCAGATCAACAAAAAGCTGTTGGAAAGCTTTCTGGTGGTGAAAGAAACCGTTTAAATTTAGCTAAAATGGTAATGAATGGTGGAAATTTACTACTTTTAGATGAGCCTACAAATGATCTTGATGTCGATACTTTACGTGCACTTGAAGATGCTTTGATGTCTTTTCCTGGTTGCGCCGTTGTCATTAGCCACGATCGTTACTTTTTAGACCGGATTGCTACACATATTCTTGCTTTTGAAGGTAACAGTAGTGTTGTTTGGTTTGAAGGAAATTATCAAGATTACATGGCGGATAAAAAACGGAGACTAGGTGATGACGCTGTGAATCCTAAACGTTTAAAGTTTAAAAAACTTGTTCATTAA
- a CDS encoding glycosyltransferase, with the protein MFISLIIPTYNESKNVPILIERISEALSDVKKEVIIVDDNSPDKTWEIARALSAQYPWLRVIRRMNDRGLSSAVLAGFEISEGEILAVMDSDLQHDEKALLNFIKAFENGAEIVVGSRKVKGGGIEDWSKSRMFISWVATVLAKIALPKSISDPMSGFFALKRNVYVIHKNEINPKGFKILLEFLARAKNNKIEEVGYTFKSRVHGESKLSSKVILQYIHALYDLSIGQIIPTQFIKYISIGTTGLIFATISLFICQYFLHISQSNSLAISIELSILTNFFLNNYWTFKNNKLVGFKKILRGLITFHAICLGGALINQAIALKLITLGFTVYLANAFGYFIAAIWNYIININITWKGKA; encoded by the coding sequence ATGTTTATCTCGTTAATTATTCCTACATACAATGAAAGCAAAAACGTACCCATCCTTATTGAGAGGATATCAGAAGCGTTATCAGATGTGAAAAAGGAAGTGATCATTGTTGATGATAATTCACCAGATAAAACATGGGAAATAGCCAGAGCACTGAGTGCTCAATATCCTTGGCTACGAGTAATCAGAAGAATGAATGATAGAGGTCTGAGCTCAGCAGTACTCGCTGGTTTTGAAATTTCCGAAGGGGAAATTCTTGCGGTTATGGATTCAGACCTTCAACATGATGAAAAAGCATTGCTAAACTTCATAAAAGCATTCGAAAATGGGGCTGAAATCGTCGTTGGTTCAAGAAAAGTAAAAGGTGGTGGTATAGAAGACTGGAGCAAAAGTCGTATGTTTATTTCATGGGTTGCTACAGTTTTAGCTAAAATTGCTTTACCAAAATCTATTAGTGATCCCATGAGCGGTTTTTTTGCCTTAAAACGAAATGTATATGTTATTCATAAAAATGAAATAAATCCTAAAGGATTTAAAATTTTACTAGAATTCTTAGCGCGTGCTAAAAATAATAAAATAGAAGAAGTTGGGTATACTTTTAAGAGTAGAGTACATGGTGAAAGTAAATTATCCAGTAAAGTTATATTGCAATATATTCATGCTCTATATGATTTAAGTATTGGGCAAATTATTCCAACTCAGTTTATAAAATACATTTCCATAGGAACGACTGGCTTAATTTTTGCTACCATTAGCTTATTTATCTGCCAATATTTTCTTCATATATCTCAATCAAACTCCCTAGCTATATCAATTGAATTAAGTATTTTAACAAATTTCTTTTTAAATAATTATTGGACTTTTAAAAATAACAAATTAGTTGGTTTTAAAAAAATTCTTCGAGGATTAATTACTTTCCATGCAATTTGTTTAGGCGGCGCCTTAATCAATCAAGCTATAGCTCTTAAATTAATAACTTTAGGCTTTACAGTTTATTTAGCTAATGCATTTGGATATTTTATTGCAGCAATTTGGAATTATATTATTAACATAAATATTACATGGAAAGGAAAAGCTTAA